The following proteins come from a genomic window of Gimesia sp.:
- a CDS encoding aspartate aminotransferase family protein encodes MSVTGHASSQETIALFDKYVIPNYGRYPISLVRGEGSYVWDAEGNRYLDLFPGWGCNILGYCPEPVVSAIQDQVSRLIHVPNTWYTEAQGRFAEFLCSRSFGKAFFCNSGAEANEGALKLARLHYDGKRPKIITCENGFHGRTFAAVTATAQPKYHAGLGPLVAGFRYAPFNDLEAIASLVDDETCAIMVEPVQGEGGVNVPDQGYLAGLRKIADEANCLLIFDEVQTSMGRTGTWFGYQQWDVQPDIMTMAKGIAGGVAAGALIATEEVAPSLRPGMHASTFGGNPLAMAAGLATGQMIEDQNLLENCHAMSDKFKQFFEQLQQELPIIREVRVKGMMIGVDLNIPSAPAVGKCMERGLLINATHDTVVRLLPALNVTAEQVEEGCELIATVLREMAEEA; translated from the coding sequence GTGTCAGTAACGGGACATGCCAGTAGTCAGGAAACGATTGCCCTCTTCGACAAGTATGTGATCCCCAATTACGGTCGCTACCCGATCAGTCTGGTGCGCGGCGAGGGGAGCTATGTCTGGGACGCGGAAGGTAACCGTTATCTCGACCTGTTTCCCGGCTGGGGCTGTAACATTCTGGGCTATTGTCCCGAACCGGTTGTCTCAGCGATTCAGGATCAGGTTTCCCGGCTGATTCATGTTCCCAACACCTGGTATACCGAAGCTCAGGGACGGTTCGCAGAATTCCTCTGTAGTCGCAGCTTTGGAAAAGCCTTCTTCTGTAACAGTGGTGCGGAAGCGAATGAAGGGGCTCTCAAGCTGGCCCGTCTGCATTATGATGGTAAGCGGCCCAAGATCATTACCTGCGAAAATGGTTTCCACGGACGGACTTTTGCTGCAGTCACCGCGACAGCACAACCCAAGTACCATGCCGGTCTGGGACCGCTGGTTGCCGGGTTCCGTTATGCTCCGTTTAATGATCTCGAAGCGATCGCCAGCCTCGTCGATGACGAAACCTGTGCGATTATGGTCGAACCGGTTCAGGGGGAAGGGGGCGTGAATGTCCCCGATCAGGGCTATCTGGCCGGTCTGCGAAAAATCGCTGATGAAGCCAACTGCCTTTTGATCTTCGATGAAGTCCAGACCAGTATGGGACGGACCGGCACCTGGTTTGGTTATCAACAGTGGGACGTTCAGCCAGACATCATGACGATGGCGAAAGGGATTGCCGGCGGTGTTGCTGCCGGGGCTCTGATTGCGACAGAAGAGGTTGCTCCCAGCCTGCGACCTGGAATGCACGCCAGCACTTTTGGCGGAAACCCTCTGGCGATGGCTGCCGGTCTGGCGACGGGCCAGATGATCGAAGATCAGAATCTGCTCGAAAACTGCCATGCCATGTCCGACAAGTTCAAGCAGTTCTTTGAACAGCTTCAGCAGGAACTTCCCATCATTCGCGAAGTCCGCGTCAAAGGGATGATGATCGGCGTCGATCTGAATATTCCTTCTGCTCCCGCCGTCGGCAAATGCATGGAACGTGGCCTGTTAATCAACGCGACGCACGATACCGTCGTTCGACTGTTGCCGGCTCTGAATGTCACCGCCGAGCAGGTCGAGGAAGGCTGCGAACTGATCGCAACAGTCCTGCGTGAAATGGCCGAAGAGGCCTAA
- the hemB gene encoding porphobilinogen synthase, with protein MYPQVRMRRNRRTDWSRRLVSENQLSVNDLIWPVFIQDGENQKTEIPSMPGVHRLTIDHLVEQAAAAAELQIPALALFPATDPSKKTEGGEEAFNPENLVCRAVRALKEQNLNLGILCDVALDPYTSHGQDGLVKDGYVVNDETIDVLCQQAVVQAEAGCDIIAPSDMMDGRIGAIREALDEAGFQHVQIMAYAAKYASAFYGPFRDAVGSGTNLGTGDKRTYQMDPANSDEAMREVGLDISEGADMVMVKPGMPYLDIVRRVKAEFEVPTYAYQVSGEFAMISAAAQNGWLDRKKCMLESLLCFKRAGADGVLTYFAKEVAEILQAG; from the coding sequence ATGTATCCTCAGGTACGTATGCGGCGGAATCGTCGAACCGACTGGTCACGACGCCTGGTTTCCGAGAATCAGCTTTCAGTAAATGATCTGATCTGGCCGGTCTTTATTCAGGATGGCGAAAACCAGAAAACAGAGATTCCTTCCATGCCCGGAGTCCACCGCTTGACCATCGATCATCTGGTGGAACAGGCGGCTGCGGCCGCAGAATTACAGATCCCGGCTCTGGCATTGTTCCCTGCGACCGATCCGTCAAAGAAAACCGAAGGGGGGGAAGAAGCCTTTAATCCTGAAAACCTGGTCTGCCGGGCGGTGCGTGCTTTGAAAGAGCAGAACCTGAATCTGGGGATTCTCTGCGATGTCGCCCTGGATCCCTATACCAGTCACGGGCAGGATGGTCTCGTTAAGGATGGATACGTGGTCAATGACGAAACCATCGATGTCCTCTGTCAGCAGGCTGTAGTGCAGGCGGAAGCGGGTTGCGATATCATCGCGCCTTCAGACATGATGGATGGCCGCATTGGAGCGATTCGAGAAGCCCTCGACGAAGCCGGATTTCAGCACGTGCAGATCATGGCATATGCGGCGAAATATGCCTCTGCCTTTTATGGTCCGTTCCGTGATGCCGTCGGTTCCGGGACCAACCTGGGAACGGGGGACAAGCGAACCTATCAGATGGACCCCGCCAACAGCGACGAGGCGATGCGGGAAGTGGGCCTGGATATCAGCGAAGGGGCGGATATGGTGATGGTCAAGCCGGGAATGCCTTACCTGGATATCGTCCGCCGCGTGAAAGCGGAATTTGAGGTTCCCACCTATGCCTATCAGGTGAGTGGGGAATTTGCGATGATCTCTGCCGCCGCCCAGAACGGCTGGCTCGACCGCAAAAAATGCATGCTGGAAAGCCTGCTCTGTTTCAAGCGGGCAGGGGCTGATGGTGTGTTAACCTACTTTGCTAAAGAAGTTGCGGAAATCCTGCAGGCAGGTTAG